The Nostoc sp. PCC 7524 nucleotide sequence CTAACACTGTGAGAAAAGAAGCGAGGCGCAAACCTGCTCTGACTTCGTTGAGTGTTGCGGATTTGGGATGGGTGGTGAGTTGGGAACAGACGGCGGAACGCACGCCTTGCAGTCCGGCTAGCATGGCCATAAAAAAGGACATGGAACCCACGCAGTGACCTACTACCTGCACTGTTTCTGCTCCGGTAATGGTACGTACTTGCTCAACTGCTGCTGGCCAATCGTAAAGAGCGATTTCATCGGCGGAAAACTGAGTGCTGGCTGAGGGTAAATCGGCACTGGCTCGATAATCAAATAGCCAAACATCGTAGCCATGAGCGTAAAGGAACTCTGGTAGGTTGGTTTCTACGGTATCAATGGAAAATGCCAAGGTGGAAGTTCCAAAACCGGGTGCTAGCATCACAGGCCCTTTTGTCCCGCCTTGATAGCGAATCAGTCGCAGTTGCACTCCATCTGTAGTGTTGAAAAAATGCACTTGGGGCGCAGACATCCGCAAAGGACGTTTTTGGCGGGGTGGTGCATCGGGGTTAAATATTTTTGAGGGGGCAAATATACCACCATAAAGGTTAAACAGGACACCAGCAAAGAACTTACCAAAGCGTGCAGTTGCTTCTATTTTTTGTGTAATGCTGCTGGTGTTCGTAACTTCCAAGGTGGACATCTGGCGCAGAAAGTCTGCTGGTTGAATATGTAAAATGCCTTGTCCAAAAATGGGGCTGTTGAGGCTGTCACCGTCATATACAGTGATGTAAAGTGTGGTGGTGTCTGACCAGATGTCAAACCCAGGATCGTTGTGTATGACTTTGAAACCATTTAAGTAATAAACTTTACCATCTTGGGCAGTCATGGTCATGTTGTAGACCATGCGGCGTGTGTTGACGCTGTTGGGATCAACAATAAATAAGTTAAATTCGCCATCAGTAACTTTTAGGGGTGCAGATGCTAAAGCAGGCGCAGTGACGCTGCCAACCATTTTGGCTGAGTGTCCTTCTTCCTGAAGCATCTTGTCTAAATCATCGGAAGTGACTGTGAGGGTGAATTCAAAGGGGGAATTTTCTTGTTTTCCTTGCTGGGCTGCTTTTTGATAGTCGTCGTTTTTAACGGCAGTGGAAAAATAGCCACGCATGGTTTCGGTGAACTGAATTCCTACTTTTTTGGTGGTAGTTGTGACCATTAGATACCTCGCTGATGAAAAAGTTTTGGGGATTGGGGATTGGGGATTGGGGATTGGGGACTGGGGACTGGGGACTGGGGACTGGGGATTGGGGACTGGGGACTGGGGAGACAAGGAAGAATTTACTTCCTCTGCTCCCCTGCTCCCCTACAAATAATCAGGCAACGCAGATCCCATACTTGGGTAATAAATCGTGGACGATGTAGAAGTGATGGGCTTCTAATGCGTCGTGAAATAGTTTCCAATTACTGGTTAAAAAGCTGGGATGATAGAGAAATTTTTCGTCGCCTCTGTCTATGGCTTTTTCTGTGCCGAGAGACTGGAATTTCCATGAACCTTTGCCTTTAGGAATGTAGTTAATTTCGGCTTGGCCAAAGCTGAATTTACCGTCTGCGATCGCAGATTGCCATTTTTGATGCCGCACATGACCGTTATCGTCTGTGATGTTCTCTAGCAGCAGGGCAATGAGGGTTTTGTCTGGTTCTGGTAGTCCGGGAACTTGGGCTTCTGGATTGCCTGCTATGTACCGTTGCAAGGCTCTGCACATTTGGTTGGCAGCTTCTAAGAAGTCTTTGGGGTTATTTCTGGTGATTTGTTCGCCGCGGCCGTTGAAGTAACCCCAACGTAAAAAGGGTTTGTCAGGATGGCTGAGAACTGCACCATGTCCGAGGGGTAAGGCTTCATTCACGAAGTAGTTTTTGAGTCTATCCATGAGGCTGCGATCGGGTTTTCCATCTCCATCGATAAGGTTTCTGGCATCGTTGACGCGATGATTGACTCCCGCAAAACCTTGGTGCGCCCAAGTATCAACATATACGTGCATGGTTATGCCTAGGCGATGTAGTGCATAGGGAAGATGACGGCGGTCTATGGCCTCCTTGACCATTTCTTGTGCTACGTAGCTGTTGGGACGACAAATCAGCTTCTCGATAAAGTTTCCTGGTGGGTCTTGCCCTGCGGGTAATCCTCCATTTCCCGGTAAAAAATGAAACGGAATCCAAACGCGGTAATTGGCTAGTTGCTCAAAGTTCCGGTAGTCGAGCATTTTATGGGCGGAACTCATCCGGCTGAACATGGCTCCGTTATCAAACTGGATGAAGCCGTCGTTGGTGGCATCATCTACATATTGTGCGCTGTAAGCAATAATACTAGCAGCGTCATGTTCAAATCCAGCGAGTCGGGCGACAACGTAGGTAACACCGTGATGAAAGTCAATTTGCATATTAAATATTTGTTAGATATAAACTTCAGACAATACACCAGCAAAAAAGCGGCTGAATCGGTCTACGGCTTGCAGGCGTTCCCCGACACTAGAGGCGTTGGTAATTTTGAGGGTAGTTATTTGTTTAATGAAATCTAAAGGCTGAATTTTGAGAATGCCTTGACCTAAGACGGGATGATTGTCGCTGTCCCCATCATGAATTGTGATAAATAAGGTGGTGGTATCAGACCAAACATCAAATCCTGGGTCATCATGGATATGCTTAAAGCCTTTTAAATAATATGTTTGTCCTGTTTGGGAGGTCATATTTAACCGATATAGCATTTGTCGTGTTTTGTATTGGTTTTCATCCACAACAAACAGGTTGAATTCGCTGTTTTTGACTGTAAGCGGTTCTGCCGATAGCATGGGAGCTTTCACTGTACCGATGACTTTGGCAGGATGGTCGGGGTGATCGAGGAAATGATCCAAATCATCAGAGATGACTGTGATGGTAAAGTCTAGTGGTGAGTTTTCTTGTTTTCCTTGCTGTGCGCCCCGTTGGTAGTCGTTGTCTTGCACTGTGCGGGAAAAGTAGCCACGCATGGTTTCTGTGAATTGAATTCCCACTTTGGCTGGTGTTTTGGGGAGGCTCGGCACAGTAGACAAATCATAGTTAATTGTCCAGCCTCGGTCTTGGGCAATTAGGGCGCAACAACGTTCAGCTATGGCGGAGATGGTTAGTAGTGGATTTACTCCTAATGTCCGGGGAATTACTGAACCATCGGCAACATAGAGGTTTTCGTAGACGTTTGTGCCTTGATTGCTGGCAAATACTTGTCCTTTATGGTTGACTACACCTTGTTCGGCATCCTCGGCTAAGATGCAGCCGCCCAATGGATGGACTGTAACTAGGTCATGACCAAAGAAATCAGTCCAGATGGGGTTGGGAATTTGTGTACCGCCTAGGGGTTGGGTGGCTTCTGTGAGGCGATTATTGACTCGTTGAAAAATAGGTTGGCTGCCTACTCCCTGCCATTGAATGCGGAGACGGTCATTTTCTAGATACATCCGTCCGGCTGCATCATCGTGAGTCATGACTAGGTAGGTTTGGGTATTACGGACTGCACCGGTGTAAGCACCACGAGTTAAACTCTCGACTTCGCGCATTTTTTCTCCGATGCGATCGCCTAAACCTTGGTCAGTATCTTTACCTAGTAATCGGGCAGCAGCTGCAAAGGTTTGGGGTAATATCCGCGCTAGTCCACCGGGAATTGACCCTTCTTCAATCACTAGGCCGTTATCTAGTTGCGGTTGTTCGCGCATATCGATAATGCCTGTGATACAAGGCCCTACAGGTTCTCGTTGATCGGCTGGGCGATCGCCAAAACCAACGCCGTTAATTACTTGTTCGTTGTTATAAGCAAAGGCTAAGACATCGCCATTACCTGTGAAGTTATGCCCTAATTTGTCGGACAGGGCTAAACCTGCGGCTTGAGAACGAAGTAAAATTTCTGTGCTACCTAGTGTACCAGCCGCCAAAATCACCATATCGGCACTGACAAACATGGTGGGGGCGTTAAATTTTTCGTTGCCAGCATTGAGGATTTGGTAGTGAACTAGCCAGCGTTCACCTTGTCTTTCAATTTGCTTGACTGATACCTGGGTATAAATTTCAGCCCCGTGGTTTTTCGCATCCGGTAGATAATTCATCAACACGGTGTTTTTGGCTTTATGGTTGCAACCTGAAACGCAATCACCGCAGAGATTACATTGCTTTTGTTCTACACCGACATGATTCACTCCATCTTGGAATGTCACATTGATGGGGGGACGATAAAACTTTTCATTCAAGTATTCAGAAGACTTTTCTAAAGCTTCTAGTTTTGGTAAAGCCGGAAAATTGGAGGGATATGGGGTAGGTTTGAGCATTTCCTCTGCCCGATGATACCCTTGGGCTAATAAGGTATCGACATCATCACGCAATGCTTTCGGCCAGCGTTGATCTGCAAACACACGGGGTTCAGCTTGTAATGATACGTTGGCATTAACTAGGGATGTACCACCCAATCCACAACCCACGAAGACGTTAATATCTGGATTCACATGAAAGTCATATAACCCTGTACGCGAACCTAGGTGTTTATGGGGTAAATCTACTTGCATTTCTGCCAAGGCTTTGACTTCGTTACTGGGGTATTCTCCTGGTTGAAATTCTTTGCCCCGTTCTAAAATACATACTTGCTGCCCAGCCCGTGCAAGGCGCGAAGCCGCAATACTACCACCATAGCCAGAACCCACAATGACAACAGTATAGTGATTTTTTAAATTTTCAATTGGGCTTGATAAACGAGTCATTAGTATTAATCCTTGATAATTATGGACATAACAAAATAGGCTTCATCTGGATTCAAGACGAAGGCAAAAACTGATTTACTAGCCAGGATGTTGTCGCAATGCTAATGTTGCTCTTCAATCCCCATCAAGATGATTCCTGAAAATCAGCAAATCTAAGGAGGGGTTAGTAATAATAAATAGGGAAAAATCAACCTACAATTTGGGTTGTGTGGACTTGATCGATTTATCAGTGTTAATTAGGGTTTTATGCCAGTTCGTAAATAATTTTACGTTTTGTTACTTTATCTCAGGATTGAGTAAAGCCAATTCAGAAAGCTAATTACATAGGTGGTCAATGGAAAATTGATACCTTGGTAATTTTAGACAACAGATTAACACCATAAACACCTTTTTGGGTAGAAAAACGTTAATTTTTATGATTTACTATTTATACTTCTGGAAATTTTTACTACCAAGTTTCTGGGTGTAAATCTGACGGCTTCTGCAAGTAACTTATTTTTAATACCGGGAATAACTACCCTTTGGTTAGACATGAAGCCACGATAGCCAATCTTAGCTACAGTTTCAGCATCCATACTCTTTTGGCTAGTCACTAATTTAGATTCTTCCATTGCTGCTTTTTTCTGAAAACCAGAGACTGTAGGCCCAGGACAAAGTGCTGTGACGGTGACACCGGTACCTTCTAATTCATTGGCGATCGCTTCTGAAAATGATAATACATAAGCTTTGGTAGCAAAGTAAACCGCCATTAAAGGACCTGGTTGAAAGGCAGCACCAGAGGAAACATTTAAGATTTTGCCAGAGCCTTGTTGCACCATGTCTTGGAGAAATAGCTTTGTTAAATGGGTGAGTCCCACCACATTTACCTGTAGCATTTCTAGTTCGTTGGTGAGGTCAGTTTCATGAAAGAATCCGTAAGAGCCAAAACCAGCATTATTTACTAATACATCAACTTTGATCCCGGCTTGTTGTAGTTTTGTAAAAATCTCTGTGGGTGCTGTGGGTATTGCTAAATCCTTAACAATAATTTCAACTTTGATGCCAAATTTAGCTGTGAATTCTTCAGCAATTTGCAATAGCTTTTCAGCACTTCTGGCTACTAATATAAGATTGTAACCATCATGAGCAAATAATTTCGCTAATTCATATCCAATCCCTCCAGATGCACCCGTGATCAGAGCCGTCTTTCCCCTGCTTAAATGCTCTGTTTCGTTCATAAAACAGGAAACTCTTGGATTTAATGTATGGAATTTATCTATTTCTTATAGCGTATAAATACAATGATTTGGTAATTTGTAAAGTAAATATAACAACATCTAGGGTGGGGGAGATCATCTTGAGTTTTGTCAACAAGAAAGCAGGGGGAGCAGGAGAGTATGTCACGAGCATATTTTCTTCCTCCCCCCCTGCTCTCTTCAATGAGATTACTATTAATTGCACAGCCCCTAGCATAGCGAATGCGATGGGCTACGGCGGGGCGGAGCATCGTCGCTCATGCCACAGGTTGTAGACTCCGCCAATTACCCATGACACCTGAAAGAGTTTGGCAAGCAATTCATGCTTGATTTCTACCAACAACTAGCCGCAGCCTTAAAACAAGGTGCTGTAGTTTTAGCCACTGTCACCAGTACCACAGGTTCCGTACCCAGAGAAGTCGGCGCGAAAATGTTCATCAGTACCGATGGCAAAACTTACGGTACAGTTGGCGGCGGTGCAGGAGAAGGCAAAGTTTATCAAACAGCCTTGCAAGTATTAGCTACTGGTGCAAAACAATTGGTGGAAATTGATTTATCTGGCGCATCCCATCGCGAAATTCAAGGCGTTTGTGGTGGCACAATGTTGGTATGGTTGGAGTTATGGTCTGGTGATCACAGCTTAAACTTAGTTAACCAAATTATCGATAGTTTAACATCTGGGAAATCGGCGACAATTATTACGCCGTTAAATTTAGATGAACAACCCTATTTAGCAACAGATAATATTCCCGATTTACCCCAGTTAAACAATAATATTTTAATTGAACCATTACTACCACCACCAACATTATTAATTATTGGTGCTGGACATATAGCTGTTTTTCTAGCCAAGATTGCCAAAATAGCAGGTTTTCAAATCATTGTACAAGACGATCGCCCAGATTTCGCCACCCAAGAAAGATTCCCTGACGCTGCTTTGGTATTAGCAAAACCCATCCAGGAAATTCCGAAAATTATCCAACAAATTCCTAATTTATATATTGCCTTAGTCACTAGAGGTTACTTACAAGATTTAGAAGCATTACCTATACTCAGTCAAATTAATGCACAATACATTGGGATGGTTGGTAGCCAAAAACGAGTCCGTACAGTTTACAAAACTTTAGATAATCAGAGTGAATTCCACAAAATATATGCACCCATTGGTTTAGATATTGGTGCTTTAACGCCAGAAGAAATCGCAGTTAGTATCTGTGCGGAATTAATTAAAGTGCGTCGCGGTGGTACTGGTTTATCGTTATCTGAAAACATTAATTAGATCTTGTAGGGTGCGTCAGTGCAAGAAAACCTAGCTGTACCAAGAAATTATTTATACTGACGCACCCTACGAATGTGGTATTTGGTAAGTCCTGATATTTACCTACTCTTTACAAAAAATTAGCAAATACTTTGTGGCTAACACAGTATAATCTCTATTGTTTAGTGTAAATTCGCACTTATTTTTATTTGTACACATATAAATACGGAAAGCTGATTACTTCAATTTTTCGGATTTACATGGTTGTTTGTCATGTGGATTCAAACTCGAAGCTTTGTGAGGTAACACCTGGCAACGTCTCTGGTTCATCCACAAATTGACAAATAATCAGGATTGAAGGCATTTATAGCATCAATCAAACAGTACCTCAAAAAGTGCAGACGCTTTCTCATAGCGATGTAACCAGACACTAGGGTGGGAATCCCAAATGTATAACGAATTGAACGTTTTTGACCAAGGTAACTCCTCCCTTGCTCCTCAAAATTCACCTTTGGATCAATCTTTATTTCCGTCGCCTGAAAAACTGGGAGGACTGCTTTCTGAAAATATAGAGATTCCGGCACCTACGCCTACAACCCTAGTACCGAATTTCCCTATTCACACTAATCTTTCTGGGTTACATTCGCTAGTAGATCCTCTGGTGGAAACATCACCAGCAGTTAATTTGGTTAACGAAATTGTTGGGACAGGTGGACGTGATGTTTTAACAGGTACACCATTGAGCGATCGCATTATTGGCGGGTTTGGTGCAGACATCATCACAGGGGGATTGGGTAGTGATATCTTCGTTTATCAAAGCATCAGGGATGCAGGTGATACCATCACCGACTTTGAACTAAGAATAGATGCCTTTGATTTTAGTACAGTATTAAGCAGTGTAGGATATCAAGGTTTAAACCCCATAGCTGATGGTTACATCAAATTCAACACCTATGCAAATGGTACAGTCATCCTTTTAGATACCGATGGTCACGGTTCACTTTCTCCCAGACCATATATATATGTAGAAAACGTCACCCCAGAAGAACTTAGTAGCTATCCCAATCACTTTATTCCCAATCCTGGAGAACCACCACAAATCCAAGCCAGGTTAATCAATGATACCGGAATTAGTGAGAGCGATCGCCTCACCTTTGACCCCAGTATTAACGGGACAATCAACTTCACCAGTGATTTAGTTAGTTTTCAAGCCGGGTTAAACGCTCAACCAATCACAGCAGACATTCTCGACAGCTTACAATCAGATGGCACATTTGTCTTAACCGCAGCACAACTAGCACAAATTAATGGTGGGACACTCAACGATGGAGCTTACACCTTAAAACTTCAAGCCGCAGATAGCAAAGGCAATCTTTCTAGTGTTTATACTATAGAGTTTGTATTAGATACAACACCACCAATATTTAACCTACAACTCGATCCAGACTTTGATTCTCCACCAATAGGGGATTTGCAGACGACATTTCCCATAGTCAACTTAGTGGGAACAACAGAACCAAACATTACTGTCACCCTACAAACCACAGGATTAAGTACCACTGCTAATGAATTAGGACAGTTTACCTTTAGTGATGTTTCCCTAGAGTTAGGAAGTAATCTGTTTACTGTAGTAGCGACAGATTTAGCAGGAAATCAAGGAGAATTTAGTCAAACATTCCAGCTATTACCCCAGCAAGTTAACCAACCACCGACAGCGTTAAATCTGAGTAACAATATCATCGCTGAGAATGTACCAGATAATAATCTCATTGGCACATTTACCACAGATGACCGTGACACCGCCGATATTCATACTTACACCTTGGTAAATGGGGAAGGTGATACAGATAACACAGCATTTACCATCGTTGATAATGAACTAAGAATCATCGACTCGCCAGACTTTGAAACCCAGTCTGTATATAGCATCCGGGTGAAAACAACAGACGTGGGTGGATTGTTCTTTGAACAGATATTTACTATTAATATCGCTGATATCAATGAAGCGCCAACGGATATTCTACTGGATGGGGATAGTGTAGAGGAAAATGTAGTTGGTGCGGTAGTAGGGACAATTTCAGTCATTGACCCCGATACAATCCCTGCTTTTTTAAACAACACTGTCACTGTCAATGATAATCGCTTTGAAGTGGTCATCGACAACGGGACGCTTCTATTGAAACTCAAAGATGAGCGCAGCTTAGATCACGGAGTCGAAACTACAGTTAACCTAACCCTCACAGCTACAGATGCCAGTGATAGTTCCCTTACTTACAGCAAAAACTTTATTATCAATGTCAATGAAAATATTCCACCTCCAGATATTAATGCAACTCTTGCTAATGATACTGGAGTTAGTAACAGCGATCGCCTGACTT carries:
- a CDS encoding SDR family NAD(P)-dependent oxidoreductase → MNETEHLSRGKTALITGASGGIGYELAKLFAHDGYNLILVARSAEKLLQIAEEFTAKFGIKVEIIVKDLAIPTAPTEIFTKLQQAGIKVDVLVNNAGFGSYGFFHETDLTNELEMLQVNVVGLTHLTKLFLQDMVQQGSGKILNVSSGAAFQPGPLMAVYFATKAYVLSFSEAIANELEGTGVTVTALCPGPTVSGFQKKAAMEESKLVTSQKSMDAETVAKIGYRGFMSNQRVVIPGIKNKLLAEAVRFTPRNLVVKISRSINSKS
- a CDS encoding XdhC family protein translates to MLDFYQQLAAALKQGAVVLATVTSTTGSVPREVGAKMFISTDGKTYGTVGGGAGEGKVYQTALQVLATGAKQLVEIDLSGASHREIQGVCGGTMLVWLELWSGDHSLNLVNQIIDSLTSGKSATIITPLNLDEQPYLATDNIPDLPQLNNNILIEPLLPPPTLLIIGAGHIAVFLAKIAKIAGFQIIVQDDRPDFATQERFPDAALVLAKPIQEIPKIIQQIPNLYIALVTRGYLQDLEALPILSQINAQYIGMVGSQKRVRTVYKTLDNQSEFHKIYAPIGLDIGALTPEEIAVSICAELIKVRRGGTGLSLSENIN
- a CDS encoding alpha/beta fold hydrolase, which produces MVTTTTKKVGIQFTETMRGYFSTAVKNDDYQKAAQQGKQENSPFEFTLTVTSDDLDKMLQEEGHSAKMVGSVTAPALASAPLKVTDGEFNLFIVDPNSVNTRRMVYNMTMTAQDGKVYYLNGFKVIHNDPGFDIWSDTTTLYITVYDGDSLNSPIFGQGILHIQPADFLRQMSTLEVTNTSSITQKIEATARFGKFFAGVLFNLYGGIFAPSKIFNPDAPPRQKRPLRMSAPQVHFFNTTDGVQLRLIRYQGGTKGPVMLAPGFGTSTLAFSIDTVETNLPEFLYAHGYDVWLFDYRASADLPSASTQFSADEIALYDWPAAVEQVRTITGAETVQVVGHCVGSMSFFMAMLAGLQGVRSAVCSQLTTHPKSATLNEVRAGLRLASFLTVLGVDTLDPDYDTNANWQDKLYDAALRLYPTKEPYNNPVDRRILFMYGEVYKIAQLNEATHDAVHEIFGLANLTFFRHISLIIREGHIVNKDGKDVYLPHLERLAIPIALIHGADNNFFLPEGSETTYKVLCEKNGSDLYVRHVIPGYAHMDCFMGKNAAKDIFPTILTELEKFN
- a CDS encoding GMC family oxidoreductase N-terminal domain-containing protein → MTRLSSPIENLKNHYTVVIVGSGYGGSIAASRLARAGQQVCILERGKEFQPGEYPSNEVKALAEMQVDLPHKHLGSRTGLYDFHVNPDINVFVGCGLGGTSLVNANVSLQAEPRVFADQRWPKALRDDVDTLLAQGYHRAEEMLKPTPYPSNFPALPKLEALEKSSEYLNEKFYRPPINVTFQDGVNHVGVEQKQCNLCGDCVSGCNHKAKNTVLMNYLPDAKNHGAEIYTQVSVKQIERQGERWLVHYQILNAGNEKFNAPTMFVSADMVILAAGTLGSTEILLRSQAAGLALSDKLGHNFTGNGDVLAFAYNNEQVINGVGFGDRPADQREPVGPCITGIIDMREQPQLDNGLVIEEGSIPGGLARILPQTFAAAARLLGKDTDQGLGDRIGEKMREVESLTRGAYTGAVRNTQTYLVMTHDDAAGRMYLENDRLRIQWQGVGSQPIFQRVNNRLTEATQPLGGTQIPNPIWTDFFGHDLVTVHPLGGCILAEDAEQGVVNHKGQVFASNQGTNVYENLYVADGSVIPRTLGVNPLLTISAIAERCCALIAQDRGWTINYDLSTVPSLPKTPAKVGIQFTETMRGYFSRTVQDNDYQRGAQQGKQENSPLDFTITVISDDLDHFLDHPDHPAKVIGTVKAPMLSAEPLTVKNSEFNLFVVDENQYKTRQMLYRLNMTSQTGQTYYLKGFKHIHDDPGFDVWSDTTTLFITIHDGDSDNHPVLGQGILKIQPLDFIKQITTLKITNASSVGERLQAVDRFSRFFAGVLSEVYI
- a CDS encoding DUF6765 family protein; amino-acid sequence: MQIDFHHGVTYVVARLAGFEHDAASIIAYSAQYVDDATNDGFIQFDNGAMFSRMSSAHKMLDYRNFEQLANYRVWIPFHFLPGNGGLPAGQDPPGNFIEKLICRPNSYVAQEMVKEAIDRRHLPYALHRLGITMHVYVDTWAHQGFAGVNHRVNDARNLIDGDGKPDRSLMDRLKNYFVNEALPLGHGAVLSHPDKPFLRWGYFNGRGEQITRNNPKDFLEAANQMCRALQRYIAGNPEAQVPGLPEPDKTLIALLLENITDDNGHVRHQKWQSAIADGKFSFGQAEINYIPKGKGSWKFQSLGTEKAIDRGDEKFLYHPSFLTSNWKLFHDALEAHHFYIVHDLLPKYGICVA